A stretch of DNA from Scomber japonicus isolate fScoJap1 chromosome 19, fScoJap1.pri, whole genome shotgun sequence:
GAGAGTGGCAATAGGATAAATAACTAACTTATGAAACCCCAGTTTGTGAACTAATTAACATTATTTGTTTGAAGACAAAAATAACGTCACTAATCTGATTCCCAGCTGGTCACTGCGACAGCTTTAATACACGAATCGCATCCGATTAATAAGCTTTAGGGGTTGTGAAGAGGCGCAGTGTGCTAGAAATCTATAATTGCGTTGTAAAATACATGTTGGAAGAGTGCTACAGTATCTTCTTATTAATGATGCTCAATATTGAAATTAGCTGACACTGAAGCCATTTCCAGACTGAGTTCTATTGTGTGATGTTACAGTCTGATGCAACATGGAGGCAAACAAAGATGCATTAAGTGTCTTTATGAATGGTAACAGAGGTGATGTGTGTGACCCTGGGTGTTTCAATGACTTCAAACTGAtgaacatacatttttattgaaagGCTTTTGACTGTAAAATCCTGTGAGTATTATTGGTGAGCGTGGCTTTAGAGCTGACATCCCAtctggcaaaaaaacaaacaaaacagttaaaatgtaTCCATCATTTGATATACAACAGTCCCTAAAAAAGATGTAACATCATAAAATATCTTCAGTATCCTATTAAATACAAGAGAATTGGTTAAATAGCTGGCAGATCATTAAAATGTGGTTATTCAATTTtgagaacaaaaaacacaaacaaactagTAAATTGTGTAATTTgttagtcctttttttttttaggatattTTCTCAATACAAGCACAGCCATGTTCATGTTGTGTTGTATAGTCACTGTGACTCAGCAGAAACTAGGGGAAGATGGCAGGATGCAGGAGCAGCTATAGTCGACAATGAAATCCGTTCCTAATCTGTTTACTAAAATGTCTGTTACGTAATGGTGAAAACTCTCCGTTGTATAAGAGTGATGCGCAAGATGACTGGACATTATTCTTCTCActgaaagattttaaaaagcatccCATGTTGCTACCTACTGCTATCTGGTTTCCTCATACATATTTCAGTATTATAGAATATATTGAACaatgcattttttccccctaacaCAATGGTTCCCTTCTCTGCTGTCTGAAGGTGGTGGACCACTATGAGAACCCAAGAAATGTGGGTGTGCTGGACAAAAGCTCCAAGAATGTTGGGACCGGCTTGGTTGGTGCTCCAGCCTGTGGAGATGTGATGAAGCTTCAGGTATGTTTGTGACTTCTCATGGATTGATTAAAGCCTTTGAATACAGGAattttaataattcatattaAGAGTCCTCAGAAGTACCACACACCGCTCATATGATAACACTCTTGTTTTACCAACTAGACGGCGCTAAGTTGTTAACGATTTAGTTTAGCAGTGCTATTGAGAATTTCCTCTATTTTTTAAGGGAAAACACAGCATGCAATTTAGCGTGAAAGCGTAAAATTCATAATGTTCAAATCTACTTAATGAAAATTAACCTGTCGCTTGTTGTAGttgttaaaaatacaaatattatcatcatcttgtaaaatgatgaaatagtTATTTTCTCCTAAATCTAAAAACTTTGAAAAACCTTTCACAGATTGAGGTGGATGATGAGGGGAAGATTGTGGATGCCAGGTTCAAAACCTTTGGATGCGGTTCTGCCATCGCCTCCAGTTCTCTGGCCACTGAGTGGGTGAAGGGCAAATCTGTGAGTAAACATGTTACCTTCTTATTTCTTTGCCTCTTGGAGTGTgttatttattgcttttcatatttattctgcTTTATTCTCTCTGGTTGTGTCTTATCACTGACTGCAAAGGTTTCGTGGTTATTGGAGCTATGTGCTTTTCTTTTCAGGTGGATGAAGCTCTGATGATAAAGAACACTGACATTGCTAAAGAGCTCAGTCTTCCACCAGTTAAGCTTCACTGCTCCAGTAAGTTTATTcagttacatttttaacatttttttgaaatgactccacacatgcatgtgtatttAACCTCTGACTGTTTATCCTCAGTGCTTGCAGAGGATGCCATCAAGGCTGCCCTGGCTGACTATCGCGGCAAGCAACAGGAAGACCAGCAGGAGGCAGTCAGGGCCCAGATTTAAGCAGAGCACTGTTGCTGGATgtctctgtctgcttcctgCTGTAAAGAAGTGAAGTAACAGTGATCTACCATCACCCCATAACGTTCCTGCCGTATTAATGTGGCACACCTAATATGTTGATGACTCTGTCATCAACCCTCTGCAGCAGTGTTACATCAGGCTTCTGTGGTAGTCAGTGGTCTTCTACCCTCTATACTGTATCTTTAGCCTGTCACGTAAACGCACAATGTAAGCACTTAAGTACCCTGTCTGCACCTTGAAGCACTGACATTTTGATATGCAATGATGCAAACGTGGTTTGTATCAATGAAAGAGTTTTGAGTGTCATTTAATTTCTAGAAATGCTTCCTTGAAAGTCTGCAATAAAAACTATCTTGAATTATATATGTCTCaagtgttatttattattattattttgttataaatgtaattaattacacctttttaatgtcaaaatgtctaTAATCGAGGTCTGCTGACAGGTTATGTGAATTCTAGTGTGCTTAATCTAATCCAGAACTTACTTTAGGCAATCATTTTGTACAATTAACCTTCAAATACTAGTTTGTAAAACTTACAAaagtacaaaacacaaaatatttggGACTACATCACACGCATTTACAGAAGTAGATTATCTGCAAGAATGTTCAGGGAATTggacaaacatgcattaagcaACATTTCAGAGATACTCGACTCAAAATTCACACAatgaaataactttttttcaaccagatgttaaaaatgttatttcattaGACATATTTATGAATGATATATCCAGTCAAAGCAGagcaacttttttgtttttctctctcgaAATCTGTAGAAATCTTTGAGATGGTGTACAGGACAAACTGCTGGTTGTGGCTTCAAATAGTTAGAAAATATAGTCAGATCCTGGTGTTCAGAATGGTTAGAATGCAGTTTTCTCTCCGGCGATCAGCTGGAGCGTTGCAGAGTCATTGTGAATATGCAGAGAAGGGGGCCGGGGACTCTTGCCGATTAAGGGCTCCTGTGGATCATCATCCTCTGGACAAGGCTGCTCTGGAGAATTCAGCTCAGGggtgcctgctgctgctgctgctgctgcttcactgtcAGAAAGCTGATGAGACGGCTCATTTTCCTCAGGGAGACTTGGTAGCTCCTTGCCCAGGATGCTACCATCTGTTTTAGAGCTGTCTTCAGGACTGTTGGCTGTTACTTTCTGACTGGAGTCACCTCCCTCTGCAGCATCGACATATTTATTTGGAGTGCGGAGGCTCTTGGTTGCCTTCATGATGTCTCTCTGTAGCTGTTTGTGAGAGTCCACTGGTTCACTTTCCTGTTCAGGAGCTGCCTTTTCTGGCACCTCATTAAAGAGTTTAGCACCTCCGGTTTTGTCCCTGTGGTCCACATACATTTtcgaggggaaggaggaagggtaGTAAGCATTGACTTTGCGCCTGCGGCTCATGAAAGTGGCACCACAGATGATGAGGAAGACAATAAGGAAGAAAGTGCTTGCAACAAGGATGAGGAGCATGTTCCCCTCTAAAAAGTTCACAACCTGACTGAGAAAGTTGTCATCCATATGCGTGGGGCCAACAGGTGTGGTTTGGTAGTCAGATGAAAGGTCGTTGGTAGGAACAGAGGAATTGAAATTATTGAACTCTTCCTCATCAGTACTTCCCTCCAGTGAACTGTAAATAGGTAGAGGTGTGGCCAAAGAGCAGCTGATGCAGAACACTGCAGACAGACCTATCAGATGAAAGGCCATTGGGAGCTTCATTTCCCCTCTGATTCTGCAAATAACAGAAGACATCAGTAACAGAAATATACCCAGTTTGTGCATTAGCATTTCAACATGAGTCATAGATCTAAGATTCTGATATTCTGAAAAATGAACACTGACCTTTTAATAACCAAGATGGTCGTTTAACAATACTTACTGCTGTTCTGAAGGTTTTTCCAGATTTCTTAAAGACTTTTCTGTCCAtttgaatgtaaaaatattctgtCCTCTGCCCAATCAAAAAGATTTTAACCCATTTCTCAAGTTGTGCTACCATTTCCTAAAAGTGTgtacacatttttgagtggaacTGTATGTCTATGCTAAATGTGTGCaatctaaaacaaaataaaaatgttttgttattatatatatttgtctatatatatacataattcTTTTGTAAACAAGCATGGAGATATGTCATATCTGGCAACATGGATAGACAGTATAGTCACAACTAAGGAAACAGATTATCTTTTCTATTGTGCAGcagagaaactttttttttcatccatgtGCACAGAAGAGCCTTTGAGGTTTCTTGAAATGCAGAACAAGAATAAGTGGTGGTGACTAGAGAGCCACGAATCATGCGTTAGACTGAGGTCTGACTGTCACCCAGACAAATAGAATACCAAACCACTACAAAATGGAACTACTCAACATGCATGTTATACAGCACAAGCCTATCCTACCCTAATAAAGCCTAAACGTTCTGCATAGCTAGATACCACAAATGATACGTggggaaacatgttttttttttttcacaatgggTGAACTAACCCTTTAAACACTGTTATACTTTGCTTTAGTTCGGCTTTTGAATCACAACAAACTCACTGCTCAGTCTGTTTATCTACTGGCTCACACATACTTTTATCCTTATTCTGCTCCATCTGTGTGCAAGCTGGGCCGCATGAAACTCTCACTCAACGCTCGCATCTGGAGACAGGGGTGGAGGcttttttttcagaataaaTCACCCGCTTAGTCCAGACCAAATAGACACTGCCACACATGCTGGTGCAATCAGACACTTGAACACATAAGGCAGTCATAagcacactcacgcacacacatggaaaaaatCTTCACTAAGCAGATTAAAAGAAagtttgaaatttaaaatatttgttgaaatgaaaacagaacaatgACCTATATTTAGTCAGTGGTGTAGTCCTCTAAAAGCCAAAATATTGTCCTTAGATATGTTTGAGACTTGATGCTGCTCTGAAGGCATCATGATGCATTCACATCACCCTGTCATGTATGCTAATACTGCTTCAGTG
This window harbors:
- the tmem119b gene encoding transmembrane protein 119b, with amino-acid sequence MKLPMAFHLIGLSAVFCISCSLATPLPIYSSLEGSTDEEEFNNFNSSVPTNDLSSDYQTTPVGPTHMDDNFLSQVVNFLEGNMLLILVASTFFLIVFLIICGATFMSRRRKVNAYYPSSFPSKMYVDHRDKTGGAKLFNEVPEKAAPEQESEPVDSHKQLQRDIMKATKSLRTPNKYVDAAEGGDSSQKVTANSPEDSSKTDGSILGKELPTAAAAAAGTPELNSPEQPCPEDDDPQEPLIGKSPRPPSLHIHNDSATLQLIAGEKTAF
- the LOC128380218 gene encoding iron-sulfur cluster assembly scaffold protein IscU-like, yielding MAGTVANKCLSPLAFLTRRLSAPEFITQCCYHKKVVDHYENPRNVGVLDKSSKNVGTGLVGAPACGDVMKLQIEVDDEGKIVDARFKTFGCGSAIASSSLATEWVKGKSVDEALMIKNTDIAKELSLPPVKLHCSMLAEDAIKAALADYRGKQQEDQQEAVRAQI